ATTATGGTTTTGTAATGTCGCTAGTCACAGAATAGCAGTTTCAGAGGGTTTGTTATAATTAGTTAGGATATGATCTGTGAAATTTTCATTAAAAGTGGAATAGTgctaaaaaagtttttttaccCACACATAAAACTGTCTATAAAGCATTTgtgattataattttttatgatTCATTTTACAAGAAAAGTATATAAAGAAGTATCTCACTTGTCGTATCTGCTAGTGCCATACCCAAAGGGCTCAGAGTTCAAATATGATTTGATGTAGACTAAATTCCTGGAAAGGAGGAGAAATAGAATAATTGGAGAATAATCACATAGgcctatttatttatgcaatgtAAATACATGCAAATACATACTTTTTAGCCTCAGGATACAGCTCCTTTTCTTCTGGTCTGGCTGAATTTCTGTCcaaaataagatataaaataaatagtattatttattttctatgtaGATTGCTTTCCACTTTATACTGATTTGCTGGTGTGATATTATGGTTTAATTTTGTACTTGGTCTATCAAGGAACAAAAGGAAATAGTAAGATGGTTCCTGTATGAATGTGAAAACACTCAGGCATTTCGTAAATGTTTGGCTGTGTAACGACTTTATTACAGCAGTCTTTATTACTGAATGCCAGGATTTAGCTCGTCTATATGAATGTGACCATGTAAGTGAAGTTCTTAATCAGTGTATAATCAGAAAGTGTTTAATCACTTTGTTAATCATTCATGGAATTGGAATCTGAAGAAAATGATCAACATGACcatgatatttttattaatcacAGTTACTGTCATATTAAAGTATAAAGGATTCTGGTGAACACATCATATAGTCATAGAAATATCAGTTGCTCTTGAAGCTGCATTAAAAATGTTACTGTGTTACTTATGAACATTTCTATTTGGGtataaaataaaggtaaaaatgaaaacaaaaatataacacacttttaaaataataagagaaaaacTGAGCAGTCCAAGAAAAACGTATTTTTACatggaataaaatataaagaaggtTTTTTAATGATAATCATTTAATGCAAATTATTTAATGATACACTCACCATCCACTGTACAAAGCCCagtacaatgcataaaatcatggaCATCATCAGAATGGGGAACAATATGATCTCAGTAACTTGAACTGTGTCATAGCTGTTTGTACATGGTTAGCATGGGctggtttgtgtatttcagaaaccGCTGAACTACTAAGATCTTCATGCACAATGGCCTTTCGAGTTTACACACAGCTTTGtggtcagtgagtgtgtatatttaataataagctTACGTGGACACCGTTGTTTTCGTCACGTAAACATTAAAACGCAACAGTCGAAATCCAAATccatttaatattgttaatagtGTTGCTCATACTTACATATCAGTTGGTTCTTGGTCAGGCATGGGCTCACTGTGAGgaatacaataaaacataaacagacATGAAATAGAAATGCTATAATGGTTTATgatacaatatatataaataaacaaacaaataacaaatatattataagatatatttatatattgattgatttatttattttttatcttgctTAAAAAGCAATTAGTCATGCTTATGCAGTTTCAACATAAATGGTGACTTTAGATGGAGAAAGATGACACTGTTTTCACTGCAATTACAATTCACCTTGTAAGCAGCATATAGCTctaaaaatgagattaaacaCCTTTAAGACCTGTATCATGTGGTCTGCTAGTAAACGCAAGTAAATGCAATtccagtaaataaaataataatttcggCAATACAAATGAACTTTAAGAATGTAAATCTGTGCTGTTTACCTGTCCTCTATTGTGTTGTCTATAGTGGGAACTGCCCATTTGTCCCATGGCGAGCTAGATTTAGAGGACCTAGTTTTAGAAGACATGAATAACATTGTCAAAAAAGACTTCCATGTCTTTCAAGTACAAACTGAAAGGAAATCGGTGATGTCTGTGAAGCAGTAACTTGACATGCAGCAAACAGTAGAGGCCTTTTGGTGAAGTCTAGACTGGCTATTTTTATGATAGCACCAGCACACAATCAGTTCTAGGTCAGCAAGCCAAGTGTGGtcattaataatacaaacaGTGACTATTGCAGAATGTTGAGGCAAGAGAAAGAAATTGGAAAAGAAACAGAGCTGACTCACTTCTGCTCGAATGTGACCGAAACGGTCTGCTTTTGTTCGTTATTGCTGAAAGATAGAGTTCAAAGTTCAAATAGTAGTGCTAAAGCAGTCATTTATTTGTAACTGTTTCTTGAAAAAAAGACACTGGTTAGTATAATGAGAACATTTGCATTGTTATGGAATTTCACTGTTATGGTTTTAATGGAAACATCATTATTCAGCAGCATGTTCAGTCATTCTGTCTGTACACGTACCTGTCGGACAGAAGAGGATCAAAGAGCTCTACGGGGCtgccagagaaagagagagaaggtgttGCATTTGTAATAGGTGTGATGTGTACACAGATGATTGCCTCCTTTGTCACCTTTAAGCCCAAATCATTACCTCTTTGTGGACTCTTTCACTATCGGATTCGGATCGAATAGATCAgtagagctgaaaaaaaaacaatttcacaCTGATTTCACTTTGAAAGGCGAGAAAACACATGCAAATTAAATTCTGATGTGATTGTTAAAAGGGACTCCACTAGTCTGATGATGAGGTGGAGTCTGAGCGTGTTCTGCTGCCTCTAGTGCACACTCTCATCTACTATTCTCCTCTGGATCTATTATCCTCTGGATCTATTCTGCATGTTCTCCTGTCTAACGGGGATTTAGCTAATATTCTTGAGGATGTACAAGGATGTGTTTTTGATGGAGACTATAAAGCACGTCTGTAATTCACTCTGAATATGTGCCAGATGTTGTGTAAGCATTtgactgtataaaaaaagaaatcaaagagTTGCTGTACCTCTTTACATCCTTCTTGGTCTGAACCACAGTCTGTGTTTTCTCAATTCTGGTATTTGTTTTATCAGTGCTTAGTCTGAGAAGGAGATCAGAGAGATGAGTAGATCAGTGAAACACTGACATATGTAACTTTTATACTCCTGTTAATCCTCTAACATCTTGGATAAATACATtgaataagacaaaaaatgaacataaagaTTCCTGCTTACCTGTCAGTGTTGGTGTCAATGGGGATAATATCAACCGCAAGCAGATCCAGAGACACTTTTGCCTTCTCTGTTTTGGGTAGAGAGCTGCAGAAATAAATGATTCACCTCAGAATTTTAGGTAATGATATCTTAAAACTATTCATAAAGGCCCACTTTGTTGGTCTGTCCCAATTTTATGAATCATGTTTTATGAATCATGTTTTTCTAGACACAAATCTAATCATACTCAGCGTCTTACAGTATCATTTTGAAGGAAGAAGGTTTGACTAAGTGTTATTGCCTGCATGATGAATGTTTTCACGTGTTTGAATTACACATGCAGAGCATGTCAGAGTAACATCCATGATTCACTGAAATCTTCACATAAGCATTAGTGTGCTTATTACTAGTACGTATTCTGACATATGATGCATACAAAGCTAGAAATGTAAAGGTGGATGAGAGACATACAAAAGAGAAACATGAAAGATTTCATAAAATTAGTTTTCATAAATATATGTAGTCAATATTGCACTATTTCCCAAGCTTTTACACCTATTCACTCTTTTCATAATGCTATAGGTGATATTGCTACAAAGAGCAATAGAGAGATGGGGTAATATGAAAGTAGTGAATTTCAGTAGTGAAGTCTCTCACCCTCCTGTCAGCAGgtcggtggtggtggtgggggggacTGGGTCCACAGACTTCTGTAGAGTGCTTATAgtgaaaaaaaggaagtaagAATATTAATATGCATGATTATACATAATATAACAACACATGGCAACGTGGATAAAAGAAACACTAGTGTGTCCGCACTAATGATACTTCAGCCCTTCACTCCTGTCAGAGCGTTAACAGAGCTCTAGTGCCATATATCAATATAAgtttaaaatagttttgttttattagcaGATCATTTCTAAGCATTTACTATTTGAAAAAAGACATATTAGCACAATTTGTTTAGTAAGTTTAGTTGTTCCTGCAACACATTACACCACTTATCATTCTCCCTTCAGGCCTTCAAGCCAAGGCAAGACCCACCATTCTTTGGGATACAAGGTAGACATGTGTCAAGACTCCATGTTATACTCAGTTGGtggaatgaacatcttctgggTATCTAAATATCTGAGTCACTGAAATGAGTCTTCAATGAAAACATCTCTAAATGCTACAGTGAGCACCAGTGAAAAAAAGATTATCTTGATTGACCCACTGCATGTTCTCCTGTCTATCGGGGATTTAGCTAATATTCTTGAGGATGCACAAGGATGCGTTTTTGATGGAGACTATAAAGCACGTCTGTAATTCACTCTGAATATGTGCCAGATGTTGTGTAAGCATTtgactgtataaaaaaagaaatcaaagagTTGCTGTACCTCTTTACATCCTTCTTGGTCTGAACCACAGTCTGTGTTTTCTCAATTCTGGTATTTGTTTTATCAGTGCTTAGTCTGAGAAGGAGATCAGAGAGATGAGTAGATCAGCGAAACACTGACATATGTAACTTTTATACTCCTGTTAATCCTCTAACATCTTGGATAAATACATtgaataagacaaaaaatgaacataaagaTTCCTGCTTACCTGTCAGTGTTGGTGTCAATGGGGATAATATCAACCGCAAGCAGATCCAGAGACACTTTTGCCTTCTCTGTTTTGGGTAGAGAGctgcaaaaataaatgattcaccTCAGAATTTTAGGTAATGATATCTTAAAACTATTCATAAAGGCCCACTTTGTTGGTCTGTCCCAATTCAAGGCATTTCACATAATCATGAGTACTACTAGTGTCTGGTGTGTTTGAAGCTGAGGCAGAgcacaaacataaacactgagCTGGGCTGGAAAAGGCTGTCCTAAATTACAATCATTGCTACAGAGCTTACTGCATGTCACATGCCACAAAAAAAAGTCTAGGCTGTTTTTCTGTCTACAACATGCTCCATTTGCTCACTTGATCTTCACACCCCAGTGTGGTTCTTCCTCAGCCttttgccacaaagttggaagcacccAATTTTCTagaatgtgtttgtatgctGTAGTATAAAGAttttcttcactggaactacgaggcccaaacctgttccagtatGACAATGCTCTTCTGAACATAGCAAGATCCATGAAGTCAGGGTTTGCCCAAGTTTTTGTGGAAAACCTTGAGTCCTGACCTAAACCCCACTGAAGActtttgtgatgaactggaacactgactgcaccccagacctcacTAAACTTTACTAATGCTCGTGTGACTGAATTAACACAAATCACTACAGCCACACTCTACAATACTGTAtggtggaaagccttcccagaagagtagaCGATATTGTAACAGCATATGGGAACTAAATGTTTAATGGGATTTTCAACCATAATAGAATAGTGTGATGGTCAgttgtccacaaacttttggcaatACAACAAACATGAAGAAATCTTAAAGTGTCTTAAACCTTGTATCCTACAATAAGGGTGAATTCCTCACACAGTGAATACCGGGCTTTGATCAAGTTTTTGGATATATATAGGCCAAATTGAATTGGACATAAGCCAGAAAATTCTGCTCTGCTTCCTTTTCGCTTTCAAGGGTAATATTTctagcattttaaaaatgatagaCCTTTGCCTGTGAATGAGATACATGCAGAATGGAAACAGGAAAGAGTCAGGGTTCCATAATCATATATAGAAGAAAATCTTCAAATTTTACTGAGTGTGGGTTTTTCCCAGACTGCTACAgatttttacataaaacacattATATGGTTTAAcagaaatgtagttaaaaaaaagcctCTTACTCTCCTGCCAGCAGGTCAGTGGAGGTTGGGAAGGGGTCCACTATTTTCTGTGAAGTGCTTAAAGTGAAAAGAGAACATTAATATGTAAGATAACATTAATATGCTCATTGATAACAAAAGCTAAAGTGGTTATAGGGAACGCTAATAGGTCTGCACCAGTCAGAGCATTAATAGAGCTAGACCACCCTCTTGTGGCTCAACCATCTTACTTAGTAGCTGTGGAAGTGACAGTATATAAAAATTTAGCACCATCATTAAGAAAGGCACACTGACCTCCCAGTCAGATCCAAAAGATCTTTATCATTCAAGCTGCTGGTGTTCTTGACTGGCTTTGGGTCGGTACTGAATAAAGACACAAAGATAGAAGAGGATATTGTGAGTAAATTATTATCATGTcagcgtttttttaatcagttcatTAATGTGAATCTCTTAGCAGATCAGTTTTAATCTGATTCTCCTCACAAATTCTCCTACCACATGCTGCGACTGTCAAATACAATAAACAGGTTCATTTCGTTCTTAATGTCACaacaattagaaataaatataaatctcaaCAAGAAtgcctgacagacagacagacagacagacagacagacagacagacagatagatagatagatagatagatagatagatagatagatagatagatagatagatagatagatagatagatagatagatagatagatagaaatacaATATTGATAAGGATCTAGTACATCACATCCACAAATAACAATAATCCATGGTGAATATGTAAAATGCACTTTGAGATgctaacatgttttatttatttcgcAACACATTGTACATTTCATCTGTTATAGCTCCAGttaatgttgtgaaacactCACAAAACAGGTTTGTGCCCATTTCCTGTTACTATTTACATTATGGCAGCTCTTAAAAGTCATTCCCTTACcagccattttctctctctctaagcaTCCTATGTCAGAAACTTGAAATTACAGCTTTGACTtggactgttacaaagtgctgacactggagactccttcaaaatTGTGtcacaatttttttcatttagtcCATGTGCCGCATATATCATACAAGTCCTTGAATATGTTGTTTCTAAACAAACtataatgtattcatttaaagCTGGTAATAACAATTTTCAGAGCTATTTTCAAAACGAATCAACATTTTCTgaatcaaccaatcagatttttCAGCACTGAGAATTTAGCTGCTTGGCAGTTTGACCATTCTTCCTGGGAAACCATAATCTGTAATCCATTACTTACTTACAGTTATTAATGAGAAATTCTGTTAAACGATACCTGTGTATTTCAGATCCTATTTCATGGACTGGTTTATTGATATTTTCCACTGCATAAAAAGTTAAACACTGCAACAGTGACATTAAGAAGATCTTAACATAATAGATCAACATTTTAGCTTATTCGGCTCTGAAATTCTATACCCGAAAACCTGAAAACAGCTGACATTCTTAGGCTTAGGCTCTGTTTTatcaattatttcatttaaaattaaaagttatatttttcaCATGTTCATAATTTACTTTATCCTTGTTTACATTTAGTAAATATGAGGAAGAGGCTTTGCTGACGTGCACAGTGTGTTAGCTTTGTGTATTAGCTGCACAAGGGATGTGGGTACCTTATATTCAAAGTAGAAAGCCTTAATGAAGCACAAGGTTCATGGAGACAGACATACATTCAAAATGCAAAGCCTCACTGTTTGGAATACAGTGGAAGGCCTTGTGCAAGTAAGCCATACCGGGAGTGTGGAAATGGTATTTCAATTCCATTACTAtactgttttgttgttgttgttgttgttgttgtcttgtcaaaattttatgtttttttcccatCTCATAATCATGAGTTAACTTGTAAAGGCATTCTAACTATCTGCCCAGTAAAATCAGATTATTCATATTATAACAACTGATCAAAAACTGTGACAATCCACTTAATATGTATTTACACTTGCTTGATAATGAACTTTCATAGTATAAATCTCTTAAACCTCAGTCTAGGAGTGGCCTCTGGTTTGCATTTGGTTAAAAGCTTTGTGGATGAGACTTCCTTTACAGATGGAACAGCTGGTATGACTGGTTCAGTGGCGTTAAAGAAGAACAGACAGCATTCCAGAAAATGGGACACATCCCACTATCAGTGTAGATATGCAGTCACGGATGATATTCATAACAGAGATTCTACAACTATTTGTCACTGATTGTTTAATGAATCTTCTGGCATGTCAGATTACTATGAGAGTAggtatttacacatttatttaatatatgaattaaaataaacctcaaTGAAATACAATGCCTATGAAGGTGACATAATATTTTGAAGATTAATATTTGGAGATAAAAATATTACTTCATAAATAAAAGACTTACAATTGAACAACAATGTGCTGACTTTCTTAAAGTCACTGATTGCGACAAATGCTCAGATTTTCTGGAATTTCTGTTAAAAGTAGTCAAAAAGAGTCAAAAATAAGCTtggggtcacacacacacacacacacacacacacacacacactttctcacataCTACAatcaatttagagatgccaatcagtcaaccatgcatgcctttggactggGGCAGAAAACCAAAATACAGGGAAAAACCCCCATAGCAGAGGGATAAGATAATCATGCAGGATGGAGGCAGAAATCAAAGCCCCAACCCCAGAGGTCGCGAGGCAAAAATCCCAAGGCTGAAGACCCCCTTGCATCCCATCTACACATCcacaaaataaactgaatgttctatatgtatttaattttcaaatggttaaaaaaaagagaaaaagtgacAAAGAAAGTTTTGCTATGTGGTGTGTCTATTTCGCTGGCATGGTTTGTTCACTTAACAGAAGAGTTTCTGTAAAATGTGCTTCATTTCTTCACACAGATCCAGCTATAATGAAACTTGTCTATCATTACGGCTGTAGTCTCCTCCAGGATAACCCTGCACTCCTTCACAGGCTACAAGGACTCACTGAATGGTTTGATAAGGAtgaagatataaatataaatcatatactATATCCTACACAACCATCTCAACCAAACACAACACGTCTAGACAATAGGTCAAGCTCATTAGCATCATCAAGTGAagaaatacagtacattcaggAAGAACGCTGTTCAGTCCTCCAGGTCAGTGAAAAACATGTGGCATCTGTgtcaatcaaaaaacatttctgacatCTAATGGTCTaaaagtttgtgtttctttctcgGTTCATTTCTCAACTATCAATAATCTAAATGAAAGAATGTACCTTGGTTTAGGAGTTGGATCTGTCTTGGATTCAGTTGTTGCAGAGTTCTTTAAAGTAGCAACTGGAGCAACTGAAGAGGCCTGAGTAATTGTCTCATTCACGCTGTTTCAAAGGAAGAAAGTAATGAAAGACATTCTTACATCTTAAAGGAATATATATGCATccaacaatattttttaaacaaaaggtTTAAAGTAACATTTAACTAAATGGCAAGATCATTTTCTCAATCTCGTTACAGTTTAAGTGATTTGgtatcatttatatattttcattcagTCTGATTcttaaattattacaaaagacagtCTATAGAGAAAGCTGATAAAttgataaatgaatatattaataattattatgaaagaccagtaataataataatctcttcCTCAAAATTAAGATAAATACCTTGTTGTAGAACTGGGCTTGGGTTTAGAGACTTTCTGAGTCTCTGGAACAGGAGACGTTACTTGCTTCTTGctgagaacaagagagagacaaGTAATACATATGAAAGATGCAtgacacatttttgttttttacggTTTAACCTGGaacaattcatttttaaaaagtcctataaaattgtttatattttctttctatgTTCCAGTATGGCTTTTAACTCACTTTCACTTCCTCTGTCTTATTCATTCAAAGCAACTTAGATCGATGGTCCCTTGGTGACCCAAGAGATTCAACATGAGAGTAATGGGAGCAGGACTCAGCATATATTACAATTTGATTAACCTTCATTTTCAAAAGGTCCTACGTGCACTTGTCATCATCAGAAGTGCAATAGTGTGTTAATACAGTATTGGAACACAGACTTTGTTGGTTTTTCAGAATTTCAGATATTATTTTGGTACCTGGTGGATTCTGGGGTGGACAGGAGGGTGTCAGAGAGAGCATTGAGGGTGTTActacaaaaacatattaaaaaaaaagattacataTGATCACCATGGAAACAGATCACAGGGTAAAtctaaatcattattttatctACTCCTCCTTTAATAATACATATACTTATAATAAACCTTTGTTTAGGCGTGGGCTCTGTTTTGACTGTTGGTTTCTTTTCAGGTTTTGTAGCTGAGGAGTCTGATGGATTCGGCTCATCGACACTCATTT
The Tachysurus vachellii isolate PV-2020 chromosome 13, HZAU_Pvac_v1, whole genome shotgun sequence genome window above contains:
- the znf185 gene encoding zinc finger protein 185, which codes for MSTEGDRQSVLRTTKVRTALKGDSSWIQRYNQSGLEEEDDEKPWIAEVRASRVNSDFSDPVADDTPPKQDPQPSSGTDSSKSGYLIRGVFTKTDTKPAAQSTNGYIGTSGFDKKASDGYKKIATHAVRSSVEKTEPSEPPLSSEEQERRTEAASKILDSSARRQRSYVLSAAKKYEFTPGNNDSSALPATAFIAKRVVISDDDDTGSTPVSPPKHSVEMSVDEPNPSDSSATKPEKKPTVKTEPTPKQSNTLNALSDTLLSTPESTSKKQVTSPVPETQKVSKPKPSSTTSVNETITQASSVAPVATLKNSATTESKTDPTPKPSTDPKPVKNTSSLNDKDLLDLTGSTSQKIVDPFPTSTDLLAGDSLPKTEKAKVSLDLLAVDIIPIDTNTDRLSTDKTNTRIEKTQTVVQTKKDVKSTLQKSVDPVPPTTTTDLLTGGSLPKTEKAKVSLDLLAVDIIPIDTNTDRLSTDKTNTRIEKTQTVVQTKKDVKSSTDLFDPNPIVKESTKSPVELFDPLLSDSNNEQKQTVSVTFEQKSSKSSSPWDKWAVPTIDNTIEDSEPMPDQEPTDINSARPEEKELYPEAKKNLVYIKSYLNSEPFGYGTSRYDNDYVTSSSSTYAYSSPSSDYVTSSSSTYAYSSPSSTANMTACTYCGSLVGNDSKITIDHLNISCHPECFKCGVCSKPMGDFIHSMFLHRGTVLCESCYSNAN